One Mycolicibacterium goodii genomic region harbors:
- a CDS encoding MFS transporter, with the protein MTSAKSMGMASEVLDRLPVTGWHRRLVFLVGIGTFFDLYEVFLGGVLAPVLAAQYGLGDLGKAMVIAAGFAGMFVGANVLSVAADRFGRRRVFILNMVLYAVFSLAAGFSPNPEVFVILRFLSGVGLGAELVLVDSYLAEMLPAPARGRMTAWAYTIGFLGVPIAALLGGRLVARHEILGIDGWRWLLILGGLAAVFVLAARSRLPESPRWLEIRGRHAEARAVVESVVESIGAGVEPLDLAERPDHRADGVPRVGDVLRFAFRDYRSRSFMLVIFQVLQTVAYFGFGTLAPLVLVHKGFHVTESLAYSALSFAGYPLGSLVSVPLVERFERKHLIIVSASAIAVFGIVFAAASNVAVIVAAGFLLTAVSNVFCNAFHIYQAEIFPTAIRSTASGAAYSLSRAASAVLPFIAVPLLTGFGPVVVFSGSAVLIVLLCVDVAVLGPRSTGLDLETVQQPSG; encoded by the coding sequence GTGACGTCCGCGAAATCGATGGGTATGGCATCGGAGGTTCTGGACCGGCTTCCCGTCACCGGGTGGCACCGGAGACTGGTGTTTCTCGTCGGCATCGGGACGTTCTTCGACCTCTACGAGGTGTTCCTCGGTGGTGTGCTCGCACCGGTGCTGGCGGCTCAGTACGGGCTGGGCGATCTGGGGAAGGCGATGGTCATCGCTGCGGGTTTCGCGGGAATGTTCGTCGGGGCCAACGTCCTGTCGGTCGCGGCCGACCGGTTCGGACGACGCCGCGTCTTCATCCTCAACATGGTGCTCTACGCGGTGTTCTCCCTGGCCGCAGGGTTCTCACCGAATCCCGAGGTCTTCGTGATCCTGCGATTTCTGTCGGGAGTCGGCCTTGGGGCCGAGTTGGTGCTGGTCGACTCCTACCTCGCGGAGATGCTGCCCGCACCGGCGCGAGGGCGGATGACCGCGTGGGCGTACACCATCGGTTTCCTCGGGGTCCCGATTGCGGCACTGCTCGGTGGTCGACTCGTCGCCCGGCACGAGATCCTCGGCATCGACGGGTGGCGTTGGTTGCTGATCCTCGGCGGACTTGCCGCGGTGTTCGTGCTCGCGGCCCGGTCGAGGCTTCCGGAATCACCGCGCTGGCTGGAGATCCGAGGCCGCCATGCCGAGGCGCGTGCGGTGGTCGAGTCCGTCGTCGAATCGATCGGCGCCGGTGTGGAACCGCTGGATCTCGCAGAGCGGCCCGATCACCGGGCAGACGGGGTGCCACGCGTCGGCGACGTCCTGCGGTTCGCGTTCCGCGACTACCGGTCCCGCAGTTTCATGCTGGTGATCTTCCAGGTCTTGCAGACGGTGGCGTACTTCGGGTTCGGCACGCTGGCGCCGCTGGTATTGGTGCACAAAGGGTTTCACGTCACCGAGTCGCTGGCCTATTCCGCGTTGAGCTTCGCGGGTTATCCGCTCGGTTCCCTCGTGTCGGTGCCGCTGGTGGAGCGGTTCGAGCGCAAACACCTGATCATCGTGTCGGCGTCGGCCATCGCCGTATTCGGGATCGTGTTCGCCGCTGCATCGAACGTCGCGGTGATCGTCGCGGCGGGTTTCCTGCTCACCGCGGTGTCCAACGTGTTCTGCAACGCTTTCCACATCTACCAGGCCGAGATCTTCCCTACGGCGATCCGGAGCACCGCGAGTGGGGCCGCGTATTCCCTGTCGCGCGCGGCGTCGGCCGTGTTGCCCTTCATCGCCGTTCCGCTCCTCACCGGCTTCGGACCCGTGGTGGTGTTCTCCGGCTCCGCGGTGCTGATCGTGCTGCTCTGCGTCGACGTGGCCGTGCTCGGCCCGCGCAGTACGGGGCTCGATCTCGAGACCGTGCAGCAGCCCTCGGGTTGA
- a CDS encoding transketolase-like TK C-terminal-containing protein: protein MSLTAPHTLDVDTARLDTLQRVEQRVLWLSTAMIHHANRIRPNTSGLKVGGHQASSASIVTIMTALWFEQLRSGDRVSVKPHASPVLHSLNYLLGSLDEKYLTTLRQFGGLQSYPSRSKDPDLVDYSTGSVGIGATAPIWGAMARRFVDAHYGPTGAGRQYSLVGDAELDEGAVWEAILDPGIAELGEVVWIVDLNRQSLDRVVPNIAARRLEKMFDAAGWQVITVKFGRLLESLFTRPGGDALRTRILDMPNPEYQRLLRCSADDIRTRLPGDGTRSGEISSLIADLDDATLTAAIRNLGGHDLAALTQAYREIDDTRPTAIIAYTVKGYGLPTEGHPQNHSALLSHDEFADLATRLGMDPDDPWQRFTPDTDAGRLCVAAAQRLTREAITTATPPVVPTDIGRTPKGTATTQAALGRVLLDLSREAPEAAERVVTVSPDVSSTTNLGGWVNKVGVWSTTERRNWFADDAETIMHWDERPTGRHVELGIAETNLVGLLGELGATWSRWGQPLFPIGVLYDPFVERALEPWSFGIYAGGQSILVGTPSGVTLAAEGGAHQSIKTPSIGIEQPGCISYEPAFAIDVEWTLLASMARLGRPGGTSAYLRLSTRPVDQSLAAVPADPAARERRRRQVVAGGYPLRRTAGARVTIAAMGAVLPEVLAAADRLAQLGLPADVICVTSPGLLFEAWQARQGRGRVSTSADTWILDQLFPAERALPLVTVLDGHPHTLAFLAGIQRVRATALGVSQFGQVGSLEEVYRYHGLDTDSIVRAALDVTESAGVTGVTDAAG from the coding sequence ATGTCTCTCACCGCTCCACACACCCTCGACGTCGATACGGCACGACTGGACACGCTGCAACGCGTCGAACAGCGCGTCCTGTGGTTGTCGACCGCGATGATCCACCACGCCAACCGGATCCGCCCCAACACCTCGGGCCTCAAGGTGGGCGGCCACCAGGCGTCGAGCGCCTCGATCGTGACCATCATGACCGCGCTGTGGTTCGAGCAACTCCGCTCGGGTGACCGGGTGTCGGTGAAACCGCATGCCTCCCCTGTGCTGCACAGCCTGAACTACCTGCTGGGCTCGCTCGACGAGAAGTACCTGACGACGCTGCGGCAGTTCGGCGGTCTACAGTCCTACCCGAGCCGGTCCAAGGATCCCGACCTCGTCGACTACTCCACAGGATCAGTGGGAATCGGTGCAACAGCGCCGATCTGGGGTGCGATGGCGCGCCGTTTCGTCGACGCGCACTACGGGCCGACGGGCGCGGGCCGGCAGTACTCCCTGGTCGGCGACGCCGAACTCGACGAGGGCGCGGTGTGGGAGGCCATCCTGGACCCCGGAATCGCCGAGTTGGGTGAGGTGGTCTGGATCGTCGACCTCAACCGGCAGTCCCTGGACCGTGTGGTGCCCAACATCGCCGCGCGCCGTCTGGAGAAGATGTTCGACGCCGCAGGCTGGCAGGTGATCACGGTGAAGTTCGGGCGCCTGCTGGAATCGCTGTTCACCCGGCCGGGCGGCGATGCGCTGCGCACCCGCATCCTCGACATGCCCAACCCCGAGTATCAGCGGCTGTTGCGGTGCAGCGCCGACGACATCCGCACGCGTCTCCCCGGTGACGGCACGCGCAGCGGCGAGATTTCTTCTCTCATCGCCGATCTGGACGACGCGACGTTGACCGCCGCGATCCGAAACCTCGGCGGCCACGATCTCGCGGCGCTGACGCAGGCGTACCGGGAGATCGACGACACCCGCCCCACCGCGATCATCGCCTACACGGTCAAGGGTTACGGGCTGCCCACAGAAGGACATCCGCAGAACCACTCGGCGCTGCTGTCCCACGACGAGTTCGCCGACCTGGCGACGCGATTGGGCATGGACCCGGACGATCCATGGCAACGGTTCACCCCGGACACCGACGCCGGGCGGCTGTGCGTCGCTGCCGCGCAACGCCTCACCCGCGAGGCGATCACCACAGCAACCCCACCGGTGGTTCCCACCGACATCGGGCGTACCCCCAAGGGCACCGCCACCACGCAGGCCGCGCTGGGCCGCGTGCTGCTGGATCTGTCCCGCGAGGCGCCAGAGGCGGCCGAGCGGGTGGTGACGGTGAGCCCGGACGTCAGTTCGACGACCAACCTCGGCGGCTGGGTGAACAAGGTGGGCGTGTGGTCCACCACCGAACGCCGCAACTGGTTCGCCGACGACGCCGAGACCATCATGCACTGGGACGAACGCCCCACCGGCAGGCATGTGGAACTCGGGATCGCCGAGACGAACCTGGTGGGCCTGCTCGGCGAGCTCGGCGCCACCTGGAGTCGTTGGGGCCAACCGCTTTTCCCGATCGGCGTACTGTACGACCCGTTCGTCGAACGTGCGCTCGAGCCGTGGTCGTTCGGAATCTATGCGGGCGGGCAGTCCATCCTCGTCGGCACCCCGTCGGGGGTCACGCTGGCCGCCGAGGGCGGCGCGCACCAGTCGATCAAGACACCGTCGATCGGCATCGAACAGCCCGGCTGCATCAGCTACGAACCGGCGTTCGCCATCGACGTCGAGTGGACGCTGCTGGCGAGTATGGCCCGGCTGGGGCGGCCCGGCGGCACGTCGGCGTACCTTCGGTTGTCGACGCGGCCCGTGGATCAGTCCCTGGCCGCGGTCCCGGCCGACCCCGCGGCCCGCGAGCGCCGCCGCCGCCAGGTGGTCGCAGGCGGATATCCGTTGCGGCGCACCGCCGGTGCGCGGGTCACGATCGCCGCGATGGGCGCGGTGCTGCCCGAGGTGCTGGCCGCCGCTGACCGGTTGGCGCAGTTGGGGTTGCCCGCCGACGTCATCTGCGTGACCAGCCCGGGTCTGTTGTTCGAGGCGTGGCAGGCCCGCCAGGGGCGCGGCCGCGTCAGCACCTCGGCCGACACCTGGATCCTGGATCAACTGTTCCCGGCCGAGCGCGCCCTGCCGCTCGTGACCGTGCTGGACGGCCATCCCCACACCCTCGCGTTCCTGGCGGGGATCCAGCGGGTCAGGGCCACCGCCCTCGGCGTGTCGCAGTTCGGTCAGGTGGGCTCGCTCGAAGAGGTGTACCGCTATCACGGTCTGGACACCGACAGCATCGTCCGCGCGGCGCTCGATGTCACCGAGTCCGCAGGGGTCACTGGCGTCACGGACGCGGCCGGCTGA
- a CDS encoding non-ribosomal peptide synthetase, which yields MHAASRALLDALRAHGNRTALITGSRQMTYSELAGQVADAVATMGAGRRLVLLETHNDIATVVGYLAALAAGHVVLPVAPGGDHTAIIGTYSPDTVIDADGIRHRRDEPAHRLHEDLALLMSTSGSTGSPKLVRLSRTNLLSNATAIAEYLGIRETDRAATTLPLSYCYGLSVLNSHLLRGAALILTEDSVLDDAFWDLFTEHRGTSFAGVPHTFELLDRIGFDTMSLPHLRYITQAGGRMAPERVRRFAAQAQRQGWRLVVMYGATEATARMAYLPADLALTRPDAIGKPIPGGEFTIEQRDGWPDGTGELVYRGPNVMLGYAHGPDDLASGATLDALRTGDIARRGADGLFEIVGRSSRFVKLFGLRIDLQRLESGLAEQNITALCTGDDDGIAVAATAPAVAAEVTRLVAAAARIPASGVRTAIVDELPRLTSGKPDYPAVRALARAGAPSEAVTDLRSLFADVLQLDPAVIDPEASFVDLGGNSLSYVAMSVRLERALGQLPADWHRLPLSELERRTTRRRRWGATVETSVALRAVAIVLIVGSHAELFELWGGAHVLLAVAGYNFGRFCLTPLPREQRSRHLRRTIVWIAVPSIVWVAIALLLTDDYHVTNLFLADKFLGPPDSMTAGRLWFVEVLVWILVALAAVCWLPAADRLERRRPFAFAAAFLAFGLAVRYHLISFDLHDQASFTVLAFWFFAAGWAAAKATHTWQRVAVTVVLAVAVYGYFGDPNRELLVLAGFALLIWLPALRCAAPVAVVLGVLAEASLYTYLTHYQIYPLFGDHRLVGVLAALAVGAAVTYAVTSARTRWSRRSVRGPLGHQALLHERGDHAAAELHEARGDDAAATGRGR from the coding sequence ATGCACGCGGCTTCACGTGCGCTGCTCGACGCGCTGCGTGCCCATGGGAACCGGACCGCTCTCATCACGGGCTCCCGGCAGATGACCTATTCCGAACTGGCCGGTCAGGTGGCCGATGCCGTGGCGACGATGGGCGCCGGGCGCAGGCTGGTGCTGCTGGAGACCCACAACGACATCGCGACCGTCGTCGGTTACCTCGCCGCGCTGGCGGCCGGTCACGTCGTGCTGCCCGTCGCCCCCGGCGGTGACCACACCGCGATCATCGGTACCTACTCGCCCGACACCGTGATCGACGCCGACGGGATCCGGCACCGGCGCGACGAACCTGCCCACCGGTTGCACGAAGATTTGGCGCTGCTGATGTCGACCTCTGGCAGCACCGGGTCCCCCAAGCTGGTGCGGCTGTCGCGCACCAACCTCCTGAGCAACGCCACGGCCATCGCCGAGTACCTCGGCATCCGCGAAACCGACCGGGCAGCAACGACTTTGCCGTTGTCCTACTGTTACGGACTCTCGGTTCTCAACAGCCACCTGTTACGGGGCGCAGCGCTGATCCTCACCGAGGACTCGGTTCTCGACGACGCGTTCTGGGATCTGTTCACCGAGCATCGCGGGACGAGCTTCGCCGGTGTGCCCCATACGTTCGAGCTGTTGGACCGGATCGGCTTCGACACCATGTCCCTGCCGCATCTGCGCTACATCACCCAGGCCGGCGGCCGGATGGCGCCCGAGCGGGTGCGACGGTTCGCCGCGCAGGCACAACGCCAGGGCTGGCGGCTGGTGGTGATGTACGGCGCCACCGAGGCCACTGCGCGCATGGCATACCTGCCCGCCGACCTCGCGCTGACCCGGCCGGACGCCATCGGCAAACCGATCCCCGGCGGCGAGTTCACCATCGAGCAGCGCGACGGCTGGCCCGACGGCACCGGTGAGCTCGTCTACCGCGGTCCGAACGTGATGCTCGGCTACGCGCACGGACCCGATGACCTCGCGTCAGGGGCCACCCTCGACGCACTGCGCACCGGGGACATCGCGCGTCGCGGCGCCGACGGCCTGTTCGAGATCGTCGGACGCAGCAGCCGCTTCGTGAAGCTGTTCGGGCTGCGCATCGACCTGCAGCGACTCGAATCGGGCTTGGCCGAGCAGAACATCACCGCCCTGTGCACCGGTGACGACGACGGTATCGCCGTGGCCGCGACCGCGCCGGCAGTCGCGGCAGAGGTCACTCGACTGGTGGCTGCCGCGGCCCGGATCCCGGCCTCCGGGGTACGCACGGCCATCGTCGACGAACTGCCGCGACTCACGTCGGGCAAGCCCGACTATCCGGCGGTGCGTGCGCTCGCGCGTGCCGGCGCCCCATCGGAGGCGGTCACCGACCTACGGAGCCTGTTCGCCGACGTGCTGCAGCTCGATCCGGCGGTGATCGACCCCGAGGCCAGCTTCGTCGACCTCGGCGGCAACTCGCTGTCGTACGTGGCGATGTCGGTTCGCCTGGAACGTGCCCTCGGACAACTGCCGGCCGATTGGCACCGGCTACCGCTTTCGGAACTGGAACGACGCACGACGCGGCGCCGGCGCTGGGGCGCCACCGTGGAGACCAGCGTCGCGCTGCGCGCCGTCGCGATCGTGCTGATCGTCGGCTCTCACGCCGAATTGTTCGAACTGTGGGGCGGCGCGCATGTGCTGCTCGCCGTGGCCGGCTACAACTTCGGGCGGTTCTGCCTGACACCGCTGCCGCGAGAACAGCGGTCGCGACACCTGCGCCGCACCATCGTCTGGATCGCGGTGCCGTCGATCGTGTGGGTCGCGATCGCGCTGCTGCTCACCGATGACTATCACGTCACGAATCTGTTCCTGGCAGACAAGTTTCTCGGCCCGCCCGACAGCATGACGGCCGGGCGGCTGTGGTTCGTCGAGGTGCTGGTGTGGATCCTGGTGGCGCTGGCCGCGGTGTGTTGGTTGCCCGCCGCCGACCGTCTCGAACGCAGGCGCCCGTTCGCGTTCGCGGCGGCGTTCCTGGCTTTCGGACTTGCGGTGCGCTACCACCTGATCTCGTTCGACCTGCACGATCAGGCGAGCTTCACGGTGCTCGCGTTCTGGTTCTTCGCCGCCGGGTGGGCCGCCGCGAAAGCCACTCACACCTGGCAGCGCGTCGCCGTCACGGTGGTGCTGGCGGTCGCCGTGTACGGCTACTTCGGCGACCCCAACCGGGAACTGCTGGTGCTCGCCGGGTTCGCGCTGCTGATCTGGCTGCCGGCGCTGCGGTGCGCCGCACCGGTGGCCGTGGTGCTCGGTGTGCTCGCCGAGGCCTCGCTGTACACGTATCTGACGCACTACCAGATCTATCCGCTGTTCGGCGATCACCGGCTCGTGGGGGTCCTGGCCGCCCTCGCCGTCGGCGCGGCCGTGACCTACGCGGTCACCTCGGCGCGCACCCGGTGGTCGCGGCGTTCAGTCCGTGGTCCGCTCGGCCATCAGGCCCTCCTGCACGAGCGTGGCGACCACGCTGCCGCCGAGTTGCACGAGGCTCGAGGTGATGATGCCGCGGCCACCGGCCGCGGCCGGTGA
- a CDS encoding acyl-CoA thioesterase produces the protein MSVLLRLFQLDGHGDEDTWSGPASGPAGKRAFGGLRAAQSLAAAARTVGDDRAPTNMHIQFLRGGDAGEPAQYRVHRVYDGRTTSSRRIDAYEHRRLLTTATVSFATPLPGPEHGHRVNLPHDPEALPRTGPPGPAPSLPLDEFDIRIADDTADGGFTRRFWWRVITALPDDPLLHTMIALYITDLYGIDPALGVHGLSMRSPSHRSGTTDSSMWFHRRVRADEWNLLEQTSPAAAGGRGIITSSLVQLGGSVVATLVQEGLMAERTTD, from the coding sequence GTGAGCGTGCTGCTGAGGCTGTTCCAGCTCGACGGACACGGCGACGAGGACACCTGGAGCGGGCCGGCGAGCGGTCCGGCCGGCAAGCGCGCGTTCGGCGGGCTGCGCGCGGCGCAGAGTCTGGCCGCCGCGGCACGGACCGTGGGCGACGACCGTGCCCCCACCAACATGCACATCCAGTTCCTGCGCGGCGGGGACGCCGGAGAACCCGCGCAGTACCGCGTACACCGGGTCTACGACGGACGCACCACGTCGTCACGCCGCATCGACGCCTACGAGCACCGCCGGCTGCTCACCACCGCCACGGTGTCGTTCGCGACACCCCTGCCCGGGCCCGAGCACGGCCACCGCGTGAACCTGCCGCACGATCCCGAGGCCTTGCCGCGTACCGGTCCACCCGGTCCGGCGCCGTCGCTGCCGCTCGACGAGTTCGACATCCGCATCGCCGACGACACCGCCGACGGCGGGTTCACGCGCCGGTTCTGGTGGCGGGTCATCACGGCCCTGCCCGACGATCCGCTGCTGCACACGATGATCGCGCTGTACATCACCGATCTGTACGGGATCGACCCTGCCCTCGGTGTGCACGGCCTGTCGATGCGCTCACCCAGTCACCGCAGCGGCACGACCGATTCGTCGATGTGGTTCCACCGGAGGGTGCGCGCCGACGAGTGGAATCTGCTGGAGCAGACCTCACCGGCCGCGGCCGGTGGCCGCGGCATCATCACCTCGAGCCTCGTGCAACTCGGCGGCAGCGTGGTCGCCACGCTCGTGCAGGAGGGCCTGATGGCCGAGCGGACCACGGACTGA